The following are encoded in a window of Spea bombifrons isolate aSpeBom1 chromosome 2, aSpeBom1.2.pri, whole genome shotgun sequence genomic DNA:
- the DYRK3 gene encoding dual specificity tyrosine-phosphorylation-regulated kinase 3: MMLLTRKPEGPITAVRYGDGLYDSYMRLDQAAAQDAAVEKESPSSLPSIGRLTISGTKFAMKDPQQVKVQQLFEDTGNRRLGVGIPGSDSTFPVLTKEKSSDSSGTSKSSDSSTKSSKSTYLGPEQAVKQYKHQLSGYELQEITSFPEIYFVGPNAKKRQGVVGGPNNGGYDDDQGGYILVPHDQLAYRYEVLKVIGKGSFGQVAKVYDHKLHQHVALKMVRNEKRFHRQAAEEIRILDHLKKQDKTGSMNVIHMLESFTFRNHICMTFELLSMNLYELIKRNKFQGFSLQLVRKFAHSILQCLDSLHRNRIIHCDLKPENILLKQQGRSGIKVIDFGSSCFEHQRVYTYIQSRFYRAPEVILGSRYGMPIDMWSFGCILAELLTGYPLFPGEDEGDQLACMMELLGAPPPKLLEQAKRAKNFVNSKGYPRYCTVTTLPNGTTVLNGSRSRRGKMRGAPGSKDWVTALKGCEDALFIDFLKGCLNWDPTARMTPSQALRHQWICKRIPKPPVTDRASGKRVASHTSSFPGIGSKLPPVTGVANKLRTNLMNDSNGSIPLRTVLPKLVS; the protein is encoded by the coding sequence ATAAGTGGAACTAAATTTGCAATGAAAGATCCCCAGCAAGTCAAAGTCCAACAGTTGTTTGAGGATACTGGCAACCGCAGGTTGGGTGTAGGAATCCCAGGATCAGACAGTACATTTCCTGTACTGACAAAAGAGAAGAGCTCGGACAGCTCAGGGACCTCGAAATCCAGCGACAGTTCCACAAAGTCATCAAAGTCCACTTATCTGGGTCCTGAACAAGCAGTGAAGCAATACAAGCACCAGCTGTCAGGATATGAGCTGCAGGAAATCACCAGTTTCCCTGAGATCTATTTTGTGGGtccaaatgcaaaaaagagACAAGGAGTTGTTGGGGGCCCTAATAATGGAGGATATGATGATGACCAAGGGGGATATATCCTGGTGCCCCATGACCAGCTAGCTTACAGATATGAGGTGCTTAAAGTCATTGGGAAGGGCAGCTTTGGGCAAGTGGCAAAAGTTTATGACCATAAACTCCACCAACATGTGGCTCTTAAGATGGTCCGCAACGAAAAGAGGTTCCATCGGCAGGCAGCAGAAGAGATCCGCATCTTGGATCACCTGAAGAAGCAGGACAAAACAGGGAGCATGAATGTGATACACATGCTGGAAAGTTTTACCTTCCGTAACCACATCTGTATGACTTTTGAGCTGCTGAGCATGAATTTGTATGAGCTAATTAAGAGGAACAAATTCCAAGGCTTCAGTCTCCAATTGGTTCGAAAGTTTGCCCATTCCATCTTACAGTGCTTAGACTCATTGCACAGAAACAGGATCATCCACTGTGACCTTAAGCCTGAAAATATTCTTCTCAAACAACAAGGCCGGAGTGGAATTAAGGTTATAGACTTTGGGTCTAGTTGCTTTGAACACCAGAGAgtctacacatatatacagtctCGCTTCTATCGGGCACCTGAAGTAATTCTCGGAAGTCGTTATGGGATGCCTATAGACATGTGGAGTTTTGGCTGCATTCTAGCTGAGCTTTTAACTGGCTACCCACTGTTCCCAGGAGAGGATGAGGGAGACCAGTTGGCATGCATGATGGAACTCCTTGGAGCTCCTCCACCAAAGCTTCTAGAGCAAGCCAAGCGAGCCAAGAACTTTGTTAATTCCAAGGGCTATCCCCGTTATTGTACAGTTACCACGCTTCCCAACGGAACAACAGTGCTTAATGGGAGCAGGTCACGCAGGGGCAAGATGCGTGGTGCTCCTGGCAGCAAAGACTGGGTGACAGCCTTGAAGGGCTGTGAAGATGCTCTTTTCATTGACTTCTTAAAGGGTTGCCTAAACTGGGACCCGACTGCACGAATGACACCCAGCCAGGCCTTGCGACATCAGTGGATCTGCAAGCGGATACCTAAACCCCCAGTAACAGATAGGGCTTCAGGAAAAAGAGTTGCCAGCCATACCAGCTCCTTCCCAGGAATCGGCTCCAAGCTGCCACCTGTTACAGGTGTAGCAAACAAGTTGCGAACCAATTTAATGAACGATTCAAATGGGAGCATACCACTACGGACAGTCTTGCCCAAGCTGGTCAGCTAA